In the Alkaliphilus flagellatus genome, one interval contains:
- a CDS encoding TVP38/TMEM64 family protein, producing the protein MSTKKKLLTALSILIVIFIIYKLEKQSIHRPGFNVEYIQHIVESFGILGILVYILINSIRPFLFIPTTIMFISGGVIFGTIRGSIYTLAGLMAASSLSFFLARRFQKPFKKIFGNKYLSKINSLSSDQVIRGLFVMRVSPAFPFDPVSYGSGISHMSYKQFCIGTLLGAFPKVILYTFLGDQIDNIFSLQTLIVFVILLILALCPYFFRKKSQAFNK; encoded by the coding sequence ATGTCGACTAAAAAAAAATTATTAACTGCTTTAAGTATATTAATAGTAATTTTCATAATATATAAATTAGAAAAACAAAGCATACACAGGCCTGGTTTTAATGTAGAATATATACAGCATATTGTCGAATCCTTCGGCATACTAGGAATATTAGTATATATTTTAATAAATTCTATTAGACCGTTTTTATTTATCCCAACTACCATTATGTTCATTAGCGGTGGTGTTATTTTTGGAACTATTAGAGGAAGTATATATACATTAGCAGGACTAATGGCTGCTTCATCCCTATCGTTTTTTTTGGCAAGAAGGTTTCAAAAACCATTTAAAAAGATATTCGGAAATAAGTATTTAAGTAAAATAAATAGTTTAAGTAGTGATCAGGTAATAAGAGGATTATTTGTAATGAGGGTATCACCAGCTTTTCCTTTTGATCCTGTTAGTTATGGTTCAGGGATATCTCATATGTCTTACAAGCAGTTTTGTATTGGCACCCTATTAGGTGCATTCCCTAAGGTGATACTTTATACATTTTTAGGTGATCAAATAGATAATATATTTTCCTTGCAAACATTGATAGTTTTCGTCATATTATTAATTTTAGCCCTGTGTCCATACTTTTTTCGAAAAAAATCTCAAGCTTTCAACAAATAA
- a CDS encoding sigma factor G inhibitor Gin has protein sequence MDERLQCHLCNKEDNEGIIILNKYICRECELEIISPSVDELKYEVIKRSIKDIWKGVFININVNSNGISF, from the coding sequence ATGGATGAGAGATTACAGTGTCATCTTTGCAATAAAGAAGATAACGAAGGAATTATTATACTTAATAAATACATATGTAGAGAGTGTGAACTGGAAATAATATCTCCATCAGTTGATGAACTTAAATATGAAGTAATTAAAAGAAGCATTAAGGATATTTGGAAAGGTGTTTTTATTAATATAAATGTAAATAGTAATGGGATTTCCTTTTAG
- a CDS encoding aminotransferase class I/II-fold pyridoxal phosphate-dependent enzyme: protein MTSAPIIDQLLKLNNQDIVSFHVPGHKNGRIYNKISYKNFQDIVYSLDTTEIPGTDNLHNAKDIIRQSQDKASKIFKSEETFFLVNGSTAGIYSMIMASTCPGDKILIDRNCHQSVINASILGDLVPTYVYPNMDEEQGIAMGILPEDIEKQLIEHSDIKAVVLTYPTYHGIACDLKKIREIVHKYDKILLIDEAHGAHFGLSEYLPPSALSCGADGVVQSTHKTLPSFTQSSMLHVQGDRIDREKLKFMLRIHQSSSPSYLLLSSLDFAVMVYETEGKYLMKDLLENINNFREMVYKLDKVSIMSKDIIGINGVHAIDPTRLWFGLKGITGYRLEQRLRDEFNIQMELSNNYGVLAVTSIANDTQDFYRLLSALDIISKEETNKGFYDLQSFIYKIPEQVFTPRQALYKNKKRVLLKESSGYTSGESIIPYPPGIPLIVPGEKINDEVIEYVTAIIKSGKEILGLKDASYQWIEILA from the coding sequence ATGACTAGTGCTCCTATTATAGATCAACTATTAAAACTAAATAATCAAGACATAGTATCATTTCATGTCCCAGGGCACAAAAATGGGAGGATTTATAATAAAATTTCATATAAAAACTTTCAAGATATTGTATATAGCTTAGATACTACAGAAATTCCTGGAACTGATAACCTGCATAATGCTAAAGATATAATTAGACAAAGTCAGGATAAGGCTAGCAAAATTTTTAAAAGTGAGGAGACATTTTTTTTGGTAAATGGTAGTACAGCTGGTATATACAGTATGATAATGGCATCCACCTGTCCGGGAGATAAAATACTTATAGATAGGAATTGTCATCAGTCAGTAATAAATGCTAGTATACTGGGCGATTTAGTACCAACATATGTTTATCCTAATATGGATGAAGAACAAGGAATTGCAATGGGAATATTACCAGAAGATATTGAAAAACAATTGATAGAGCATAGTGATATTAAAGCAGTAGTACTTACTTATCCAACTTATCATGGTATTGCATGTGATTTAAAAAAAATAAGGGAAATAGTACATAAATATGATAAAATACTATTAATAGATGAAGCTCACGGCGCACACTTTGGATTAAGTGAATATTTACCTCCATCTGCCTTAAGCTGTGGAGCAGATGGAGTGGTGCAAAGCACTCATAAAACATTACCTTCCTTTACACAAAGCTCTATGCTCCATGTGCAGGGAGATAGAATAGATAGGGAAAAACTGAAGTTTATGCTTAGAATCCATCAAAGTAGCAGTCCATCATACTTATTATTATCTTCTTTAGATTTTGCGGTTATGGTTTATGAAACTGAGGGTAAATATTTAATGAAAGATTTACTTGAAAACATTAATAATTTTAGGGAAATGGTTTATAAACTAGACAAAGTAAGTATAATGAGTAAGGATATAATAGGGATTAATGGAGTCCATGCTATAGACCCTACTCGACTATGGTTTGGATTAAAAGGTATTACAGGATATAGGCTGGAACAAAGACTTAGAGATGAATTTAATATACAGATGGAACTGTCTAATAATTATGGTGTATTGGCAGTAACATCAATTGCTAATGACACACAAGATTTTTACAGGTTGCTAAGTGCTCTTGATATAATTTCTAAAGAAGAAACAAATAAAGGCTTTTATGACTTACAATCTTTTATATATAAAATACCTGAACAGGTTTTTACTCCAAGGCAAGCTTTATATAAGAATAAGAAAAGAGTATTACTCAAGGAAAGTAGCGGCTATACTAGTGGGGAATCTATAATACCATATCCACCAGGTATCCCATTAATTGTTCCAGGAGAAAAAATTAATGATGAGGTTATAGAATATGTTACAGCTATTATTAAGTCTGGTAAAGAGATTTTAGGACTTAAAGATGCTAGTTACCAGTGGATTGAAATATTAGCATAG
- the tmk gene encoding dTMP kinase, with amino-acid sequence MNKGLFITIEGPDGAGKSTQIPFIKRFLEKKGYEVLLTREPGGTVIGEKIRGLILDKNHQEMSDITEALLYAASRAQHVAELIIPALNEGKVVLCDRFVDSSMVYQGKGRGIGLESIRNINDFATNGLRPNLTILLDIDPEVGLKRIKATKEVDRLEQEKLDFHRKVYEGYMELINMYPERIKVISGNQSIEDISKDIESKLKILIGEE; translated from the coding sequence GTGAACAAAGGATTATTTATTACTATAGAAGGTCCAGATGGTGCTGGGAAATCTACACAAATTCCTTTTATTAAGAGATTTTTAGAAAAAAAAGGGTATGAAGTATTATTAACAAGAGAGCCTGGAGGAACTGTAATAGGAGAGAAAATTAGAGGGTTAATCTTGGATAAAAACCATCAAGAAATGTCAGATATTACTGAAGCTCTATTATATGCAGCTTCTAGAGCACAACATGTGGCAGAGCTTATTATTCCAGCTCTTAATGAGGGAAAGGTTGTACTATGCGATAGATTTGTAGATTCAAGTATGGTTTACCAAGGAAAAGGTAGGGGTATAGGGCTAGAATCTATTAGAAACATTAATGACTTTGCTACCAACGGACTAAGGCCTAATCTTACTATTTTACTAGATATAGATCCTGAAGTGGGATTAAAACGTATTAAGGCTACAAAAGAAGTAGATAGATTGGAGCAGGAAAAATTAGATTTCCATAGAAAAGTTTATGAAGGATATATGGAGCTTATTAATATGTATCCAGAGCGTATTAAGGTTATTAGTGGGAATCAATCTATTGAAGACATAAGTAAGGATATTGAAAGTAAATTAAAAATATTAATAGGGGAGGAATAA
- a CDS encoding cyclic-di-AMP receptor, with protein MKLIIAIVHDEDVHHLIDDLTKDKFMVTKLATTGGFLKAGNTTLLIGVEDDKVDRVIEIIKNNCETRNQMVTSPTPISGAAGVFIPYPIEVKVGGATIFVVDIEKHLKL; from the coding sequence ATGAAATTAATTATTGCTATTGTTCACGATGAGGATGTTCACCATCTTATAGATGATTTAACTAAAGATAAGTTCATGGTGACTAAATTGGCTACTACAGGGGGATTTTTAAAGGCTGGAAATACAACACTGTTAATCGGTGTAGAAGATGATAAAGTAGATAGGGTTATTGAAATTATTAAAAATAATTGCGAAACAAGAAATCAGATGGTTACTTCACCAACTCCAATATCTGGAGCTGCAGGAGTTTTTATTCCATATCCTATAGAGGTTAAGGTTGGAGGAGCAACAATATTTGTTGTAGATATAGAAAAACATTTAAAACTGTAG
- the holB gene encoding DNA polymerase III subunit delta' codes for MAFKGIVGQEKAIESLKRALEHDQVAHAYLFEGAEGLGKKAIALELASALVCNSNKDRPCGKCSSCVKVSSGNHPEIKVIEGKGTIKVDEIRELIKDIQLKPYEGTRKAYIICNADKMNIQAQNALLKTLEEPPLYVTLILLTTKGNSLLPTIVSRCQTIKLNPVRLEDIKSYLINNKNIDMEKAQMLAAFSGGIVGRAIELLDNPDFHQRREGVIKLCNNLMGTKLLIILDQISFFEEQRPHTEEIFDLMISWYRDLMVYKETGSMDLVINVDKKEVIDFQVKGIDLGKVRDIIFIIEKAKNNLKSNVQFHLNIEVMLLNIQEVLSKW; via the coding sequence ATGGCCTTTAAAGGTATTGTTGGGCAGGAAAAAGCTATAGAGAGCTTAAAACGAGCTCTAGAGCATGACCAAGTGGCCCATGCCTATTTGTTTGAGGGAGCAGAAGGACTAGGGAAAAAAGCTATAGCTCTAGAACTAGCCTCTGCTCTAGTTTGCAATAGTAATAAGGACAGGCCATGTGGCAAATGTAGTAGTTGTGTAAAGGTAAGCAGTGGTAACCATCCTGAAATTAAAGTAATTGAAGGTAAAGGAACAATAAAGGTTGATGAAATACGGGAGCTTATAAAGGATATACAACTAAAGCCCTATGAAGGCACACGAAAAGCCTATATTATATGTAATGCAGATAAAATGAATATACAAGCACAAAATGCTCTTTTAAAAACATTAGAAGAACCTCCTCTTTATGTTACTTTAATTCTGCTAACTACAAAGGGAAATAGCCTACTGCCTACAATTGTTTCTAGATGTCAAACCATAAAGCTAAATCCTGTACGTTTAGAGGATATAAAATCATATTTAATTAATAATAAAAATATTGATATGGAGAAGGCACAGATGCTTGCGGCTTTTTCTGGAGGTATTGTAGGTAGAGCAATCGAATTATTAGACAACCCTGATTTTCATCAAAGAAGAGAAGGGGTTATTAAACTATGTAACAATTTAATGGGTACAAAACTCCTTATCATATTAGATCAAATTTCGTTTTTCGAGGAACAAAGACCACATACTGAAGAGATTTTTGATCTTATGATTAGCTGGTATAGGGATCTTATGGTATATAAGGAAACAGGAAGTATGGATCTTGTAATAAATGTAGATAAAAAAGAAGTGATAGATTTTCAGGTAAAAGGAATAGATTTAGGGAAAGTTAGAGATATTATTTTTATAATAGAAAAAGCAAAAAATAATTTGAAAAGCAATGTTCAATTTCACTTGAATATAGAAGTAATGCTTTTAAATATCCAGGAGGTATTATCTAAATGGTAA
- a CDS encoding PSP1 domain-containing protein, protein MVTVVGVRFKKAGKIYYFDPSDIEINKNDFVIVETARGVEFGQVVVGPKQVLEEDIVSPLKSVIRIATEEDENQHTENKIKEKEALEVCTEKIRKHDLDMNLVDVEYTFDNNKVIFYFTADGRVDFRELVKDLAAVFKTRIELRQIGVRDEAKMLGGIGPCGRSLCCSTWLGDFEPVSIKMAKDQNLSLNPAKISGICGRLFCCLKYEHDVYAQILQKLPSVGSIVLTPDGEGIVVEANVLLEFVKVKINNPNDNNGEIKSYFLHDVTKVKEVEVEVEDELDIPEELKSELKKLDEI, encoded by the coding sequence ATGGTAACGGTTGTAGGAGTAAGATTCAAAAAGGCAGGAAAGATATACTATTTTGATCCTAGCGACATAGAAATAAATAAAAATGATTTTGTTATTGTTGAAACTGCTAGAGGGGTAGAATTTGGACAGGTTGTAGTTGGGCCAAAGCAGGTTTTAGAAGAAGATATTGTTAGTCCTTTAAAATCCGTTATCCGTATTGCCACAGAAGAAGATGAAAATCAGCATACAGAGAATAAGATAAAAGAAAAGGAAGCCCTAGAAGTTTGTACTGAAAAAATCCGAAAACATGACCTAGATATGAATCTAGTAGATGTTGAGTATACATTTGATAATAATAAAGTCATCTTCTATTTTACTGCAGATGGTAGGGTTGATTTTAGAGAGTTAGTAAAGGATTTAGCTGCTGTTTTTAAAACAAGAATAGAACTAAGACAAATAGGTGTAAGAGACGAGGCAAAAATGCTCGGAGGAATTGGTCCATGTGGTAGATCTCTTTGCTGTTCCACTTGGCTTGGCGATTTTGAACCAGTTTCAATTAAAATGGCTAAGGATCAAAATCTTTCTTTAAATCCTGCTAAAATTTCGGGTATTTGTGGTCGATTATTTTGTTGCTTAAAATATGAACATGATGTATATGCACAAATCCTACAAAAACTACCGAGTGTAGGCTCTATAGTCTTAACTCCAGATGGAGAAGGTATTGTAGTTGAAGCTAATGTATTGTTAGAGTTTGTAAAGGTTAAAATTAATAATCCTAATGATAATAATGGAGAAATTAAATCCTACTTTTTACATGATGTAACTAAGGTTAAAGAAGTTGAAGTTGAGGTAGAAGATGAATTAGATATTCCAGAAGAGCTAAAATCTGAATTGAAAAAACTAGATGAAATATAG
- a CDS encoding DUF362 domain-containing protein has translation MAYVITDECISCGSCEPECPVDAITAGSDKYVIDAATCIECGACANVCPVDAPVPQ, from the coding sequence ATGGCTTATGTAATTACTGATGAGTGTATTAGCTGTGGTTCTTGTGAACCAGAATGTCCAGTAGATGCTATTACAGCTGGCTCAGACAAATATGTTATAGATGCTGCAACATGTATCGAATGTGGAGCTTGTGCAAATGTATGTCCAGTAGATGCTCCAGTTCCACAATAG
- a CDS encoding NAD(P)-dependent oxidoreductase, translating into MAEHVIDKAKKCLQCKNPRCQKGCPINTPIKEMINLFLEGDINGAGKIVFENNPLSVVCSLVCPHERQCEGSCILGIKSSPVKIGDIENYISDYSLNLIDLKPDKKRKGNIGIIGSGPAGITIALLLALKGYNITIFEAKDKIGGMLRYGIPEFRLPKDILDKIKNRLVELGVVIRPNVLVGSRITIEELFRDGFDAIFIGTGVWQPKKLNIRGESLGHVHFAIDYLKNPDVYKLGNKVCVIGGGNVAMDVARTAIRKGSKEVTIMYRRGTEDMPATNHEIEYAKVDGVKFELYRAPVEITEEGIIYIETKMVADEAGERLVTVDGSESLFECNSIMVAVSQGPRTNIISTTKGIEVNERGLAIVDEHGRTTKEGVFASGDVVTGARTVVEAVKYSKHVAEAIDKYVSGKYEKKANKVC; encoded by the coding sequence ATGGCAGAACATGTAATAGATAAGGCAAAAAAATGTTTGCAATGTAAAAATCCAAGATGTCAAAAAGGGTGTCCTATCAATACCCCTATAAAAGAAATGATCAATTTGTTTTTAGAAGGAGACATTAATGGGGCTGGAAAAATTGTATTTGAGAACAATCCATTATCTGTAGTGTGCTCTTTAGTATGCCCCCATGAAAGACAATGTGAGGGTAGTTGTATATTAGGAATAAAATCAAGTCCTGTTAAAATAGGTGATATAGAGAACTATATTTCAGACTATAGTTTAAATTTAATAGATTTAAAACCAGATAAGAAACGTAAAGGTAATATTGGAATAATAGGTTCTGGTCCAGCAGGTATCACTATAGCCTTACTGCTAGCCTTAAAGGGATATAATATTACAATATTCGAAGCTAAAGATAAGATAGGCGGAATGCTTAGATACGGAATTCCAGAGTTTAGATTACCTAAAGATATTTTAGATAAAATTAAAAATAGATTAGTAGAGCTAGGGGTCGTAATTAGGCCTAACGTATTAGTAGGTTCTAGAATAACCATTGAAGAGTTGTTTAGAGACGGATTTGATGCTATATTTATCGGTACAGGTGTATGGCAACCTAAAAAGCTAAATATTAGAGGTGAAAGCTTAGGACATGTTCATTTTGCAATTGATTATTTAAAAAACCCTGATGTATATAAATTAGGGAATAAGGTGTGCGTTATTGGTGGTGGAAACGTTGCAATGGATGTAGCTAGAACAGCTATTAGAAAAGGTTCTAAAGAGGTTACTATAATGTATAGGAGAGGCACTGAAGATATGCCTGCAACTAATCATGAAATAGAATATGCTAAAGTAGATGGAGTTAAGTTTGAGTTGTATAGGGCTCCTGTTGAAATTACAGAGGAAGGCATAATTTATATTGAAACTAAGATGGTAGCTGACGAAGCTGGAGAAAGACTTGTTACTGTAGATGGTTCTGAAAGCTTATTTGAGTGTAACTCTATTATGGTTGCAGTTAGCCAAGGACCTAGAACTAATATAATATCAACAACAAAAGGAATAGAAGTAAACGAAAGAGGGTTAGCAATAGTAGATGAACATGGCAGAACTACTAAAGAAGGAGTTTTTGCATCTGGGGATGTTGTTACTGGAGCGAGAACTGTTGTAGAGGCAGTAAAATATTCGAAGCATGTAGCTGAGGCTATTGATAAATATGTTAGTGGAAAATATGAAAAGAAGGCTAATAAAGTATGTTAA
- the gcvT gene encoding glycine cleavage system aminomethyltransferase GcvT, with amino-acid sequence MTELRRTSLYEAHKRHGGKLVDYSGWEMSVQFEGLTAEHEAVRTAAGIFDVSHMGEIEVKGNQAEDFVQYLVTNDISVLEDNQILYTFMCYPDGGVVDDLLVYKFNNNHYYLVVNASNADKDYEWMKQNLGKYDAEIINISDDVSEIAIQGPKAQEILQELTDTDLSEIKFFYLKRDVNINGANCLVSRTGYTGEDGFEIYLDHKDADSLWEKLMEVGKDKGLRPAGLGARDTLRFEVALPLYGNEISQDISPLEAGLGFFVKLNKTDFIGKDALVKQKEEGLKRKLVGFEMKENGVPRHGYEVMADGKVIGFVTTGYNSPSLKKNIGFALVDAEYAALGTPIEIKVRKRTLKAEVVGKKFYDKHTKK; translated from the coding sequence ATGACCGAGCTGCGCAGAACATCCTTGTATGAAGCACACAAGAGACATGGCGGCAAATTAGTTGATTATTCAGGATGGGAAATGTCAGTACAGTTTGAGGGATTAACAGCTGAACATGAAGCAGTAAGAACAGCAGCAGGAATATTCGATGTATCTCACATGGGGGAAATCGAAGTAAAGGGGAATCAAGCAGAGGATTTTGTTCAGTACCTAGTTACAAATGACATATCTGTGCTTGAAGATAATCAAATTCTTTATACATTCATGTGTTACCCAGATGGAGGAGTAGTGGATGACCTTTTAGTTTATAAGTTTAACAATAATCATTACTATTTAGTAGTTAATGCAAGCAATGCTGATAAAGATTATGAGTGGATGAAGCAAAACTTAGGTAAATATGATGCAGAAATAATTAATATTTCTGATGATGTATCAGAAATTGCTATTCAAGGACCGAAGGCTCAAGAAATATTGCAAGAGCTTACTGACACAGATCTTTCAGAAATAAAGTTCTTCTATTTAAAGAGAGATGTAAATATAAATGGTGCTAACTGTCTTGTTTCAAGAACAGGCTATACTGGGGAAGATGGTTTTGAAATTTACTTAGATCATAAAGATGCTGATTCTTTATGGGAAAAGCTTATGGAAGTTGGTAAAGATAAAGGATTAAGGCCAGCAGGACTTGGAGCAAGAGATACCTTAAGATTTGAAGTTGCCTTACCTCTTTATGGCAATGAAATCTCTCAGGATATTAGTCCTCTAGAAGCAGGATTAGGCTTTTTTGTAAAGTTAAATAAAACTGACTTTATTGGTAAGGATGCCCTTGTTAAGCAAAAAGAAGAGGGATTAAAGAGAAAACTAGTGGGATTTGAAATGAAAGAAAATGGAGTACCTAGACATGGATACGAAGTGATGGCCGATGGAAAGGTTATAGGCTTTGTAACTACTGGGTATAATTCTCCAAGTCTGAAGAAAAATATTGGTTTTGCTCTAGTTGATGCTGAGTATGCAGCCTTAGGTACACCAATAGAAATTAAAGTTAGAAAGAGAACTTTAAAGGCAGAGGTAGTTGGTAAAAAGTTCTATGATAAGCATACGAAAAAATAA
- the gcvH gene encoding glycine cleavage system protein GcvH, producing the protein MKIVEGLLYSNDHEWVKVEGNKAYIGVTDYAQHALGEIVYIEMPEVGDEFDKGDVFGVVESVKAASDSYLPVSGKVVEINEALEDSPELVNEDAFANWILAVELTDESELGTLMNDVEYKEFCDKEE; encoded by the coding sequence ATGAAAATTGTAGAAGGACTTTTATATTCAAATGATCACGAGTGGGTAAAGGTAGAAGGAAATAAGGCTTACATTGGAGTTACAGACTATGCACAACATGCATTAGGAGAAATCGTGTATATTGAAATGCCAGAAGTTGGAGATGAGTTTGACAAAGGTGATGTTTTTGGTGTTGTTGAGTCTGTAAAGGCAGCTTCTGACTCATATCTACCAGTTTCAGGAAAAGTAGTTGAGATTAATGAAGCTCTAGAAGATTCTCCTGAACTTGTAAACGAAGATGCTTTTGCTAACTGGATTTTAGCAGTTGAATTAACAGATGAATCCGAACTTGGAACATTAATGAATGATGTAGAATACAAAGAGTTTTGCGATAAGGAGGAATAG
- the gcvPA gene encoding aminomethyl-transferring glycine dehydrogenase subunit GcvPA, protein MHRYIPNTDTDAKRMLEAIGANSMEDLFKDIPKGLQLGRELNIEGPYSEMEIVRHMKDLSGKNKSTDDLVCFLGAGAYDHYIPSVIKHLAGRSEFYTAYTPYQPEISQGTLQAIFEYQTMICNLTGMDVANASIYDGATACAEAAIMAADNTRRKSIVVSSTVHPEVRNVLKVYMGFRNIEVVEVDMQDGVTDIDKLKSVVGKDTAGVIIQNPNFFGIIEDITEVEKITHENKALFINYVDPISLGILKSPGELGADIVVGEGQSLGNSLNFGGPYLGFFATTSKLVRKIPGRIVGQSEDVDGKRAFVLTLQAREQHIRRYKATSNICSNQGLVALMASIYLTTLGKKGIREVAMQSTQKAHYAFNEITKGGKFKPLFDKPFFKEFAVTSNLDSSKVNEELLKNNILGGYELKKEYSELDNGLLLCVTEKRTKEEIDKLARVMEVI, encoded by the coding sequence ATGCATAGGTACATACCTAATACAGACACCGATGCCAAGCGAATGCTGGAGGCTATTGGAGCTAACTCCATGGAGGATCTGTTTAAGGACATACCTAAAGGACTTCAATTAGGTAGAGAACTTAATATAGAAGGACCATATTCCGAAATGGAAATAGTTCGCCATATGAAAGACCTTAGTGGCAAAAACAAAAGTACAGATGATTTAGTTTGCTTCTTAGGAGCAGGGGCATATGATCACTATATCCCTAGCGTAATTAAACATCTAGCGGGAAGATCAGAGTTTTATACAGCTTATACTCCATATCAACCAGAAATTAGTCAAGGTACCCTACAAGCAATATTTGAGTATCAAACTATGATCTGCAACTTAACAGGTATGGATGTAGCAAATGCTTCTATTTATGATGGTGCGACTGCGTGTGCTGAAGCGGCAATAATGGCAGCTGATAATACAAGACGTAAATCTATTGTTGTTTCTTCAACGGTACATCCTGAAGTAAGAAATGTTTTAAAAGTATATATGGGATTTAGAAATATTGAAGTAGTTGAAGTAGATATGCAAGATGGAGTAACAGATATAGACAAATTAAAGTCTGTAGTTGGGAAAGACACCGCAGGAGTTATAATCCAAAACCCGAACTTCTTTGGTATTATTGAAGATATAACAGAGGTTGAAAAAATTACTCATGAAAATAAAGCGCTATTTATTAATTATGTAGATCCTATTTCATTAGGAATATTAAAAAGTCCAGGAGAACTAGGTGCAGATATAGTTGTTGGAGAAGGCCAATCCTTAGGAAATAGCTTAAACTTTGGTGGACCATATTTAGGCTTCTTTGCAACTACATCTAAGTTAGTTAGAAAGATTCCTGGAAGAATAGTTGGTCAGTCTGAGGATGTGGATGGTAAGAGAGCGTTCGTTCTTACATTACAGGCAAGAGAGCAACATATTAGAAGATATAAAGCTACTTCAAATATTTGTTCTAACCAAGGGTTAGTTGCTCTTATGGCTTCTATTTATCTAACTACTTTAGGTAAAAAAGGAATTAGGGAAGTAGCTATGCAAAGTACTCAAAAAGCCCATTATGCTTTTAATGAAATTACTAAGGGTGGTAAGTTTAAACCATTATTTGATAAGCCATTCTTTAAAGAGTTTGCAGTAACTAGTAATTTAGATAGCTCTAAAGTTAATGAAGAGCTATTGAAGAACAACATCCTTGGAGGATATGAACTTAAGAAAGAATATTCAGAGTTAGATAATGGATTGTTGTTATGTGTAACTGAGAAAAGAACTAAGGAAGAAATAGATAAATTAGCTAGAGTAATGGAGGTGATATAA